From a region of the Mucilaginibacter auburnensis genome:
- a CDS encoding BlaI/MecI/CopY family transcriptional regulator, producing the protein MEELTKTEERVMQVIWKLKSCFVKDVIDALPDDPKPPYNTISSVVRILEKKGYLNYKAYGKTYQYFPAITKAEYRKAFFKKMISGYFDNSVESLVSFMVKEEQLSKEDIDKIKDIINKNK; encoded by the coding sequence ATGGAAGAGTTGACCAAAACTGAAGAGCGCGTAATGCAGGTAATATGGAAGTTGAAAAGCTGCTTTGTTAAAGATGTTATTGATGCCTTGCCTGATGACCCTAAACCGCCGTATAATACCATATCTTCTGTTGTTCGCATCCTGGAAAAAAAAGGGTATTTGAATTATAAAGCTTATGGCAAAACGTACCAGTATTTCCCTGCTATAACTAAAGCAGAATACCGGAAGGCTTTCTTCAAAAAAATGATATCGGGTTATTTTGATAATTCGGTGGAGAGCCTGGTATCATTCATGGTAAAGGAAGAGCAGTTGAGCAAGGAAGATATTGATAAGATCAAAGACATCATCAACAAAAACAAATAA
- the queG gene encoding tRNA epoxyqueuosine(34) reductase QueG — MQQSRSAYSKLIKDEAKKLGFMFCGIAKAGFLEAEAPRLEAWLNAGMHGKMQYMENYFDKRLDPRLLVDGAKSVISLALNYYTDARQTDPSAPKISKYAYGQDYHAVIKDKLKQLLQTINEQIGEVGGRAFVDSAPVLDKAWAKKAGIGWVGKNSNLLNKKAGSFFFLAELIVDIELEYDSEPTADHCGTCTRCIDACPTDAIVGPYVVDGSKCISYLTIELKDELPAEFKGKMDNWMFGCDICQDVCPWNKFSVIHSEPPFDPHPDLLGLSRDDIQEITEDVFKKVFQKSAVKRTKYAGLKRNINFLKPGTTSL; from the coding sequence ATGCAACAAAGCCGTTCAGCATATAGTAAGCTAATCAAAGATGAAGCCAAAAAACTGGGCTTTATGTTTTGCGGCATTGCCAAAGCCGGTTTCCTGGAAGCAGAAGCACCTCGCCTGGAGGCCTGGCTTAACGCAGGCATGCACGGCAAAATGCAGTACATGGAAAATTACTTTGATAAACGTCTCGACCCACGTTTGTTGGTTGACGGGGCAAAGTCGGTAATTTCATTGGCGCTGAATTATTACACCGATGCCCGGCAAACCGACCCATCTGCTCCTAAAATATCCAAATATGCTTATGGTCAGGACTATCACGCTGTTATAAAGGATAAGCTTAAGCAGTTGCTCCAAACCATAAATGAGCAGATCGGCGAAGTTGGTGGCAGGGCTTTTGTCGATTCAGCTCCTGTTTTGGATAAAGCCTGGGCCAAAAAGGCAGGAATAGGATGGGTAGGCAAGAACAGCAATCTGCTCAACAAAAAGGCCGGCTCTTTCTTTTTTTTGGCCGAACTGATTGTTGATATTGAACTGGAGTACGATAGTGAGCCAACTGCCGATCATTGCGGTACCTGCACCCGTTGTATTGATGCCTGCCCTACCGATGCAATTGTTGGCCCCTACGTAGTTGATGGCAGCAAATGCATCTCCTACCTCACCATTGAACTGAAAGATGAACTCCCTGCCGAATTTAAAGGCAAAATGGATAACTGGATGTTTGGCTGCGATATATGTCAGGATGTATGTCCCTGGAACAAGTTCTCGGTAATTCATTCGGAACCGCCGTTTGACCCGCATCCCGATCTGTTAGGTTTGAGTCGTGATGACATTCAAGAGATAACAGAGGATGTGTTTAAAAAGGTCTTCCAAAAATCGGCGGTTAAACGCACTAAATACGCCGGCCTGAAACGCAATATCAACTTCTTAAAACCAGGCACCACATCCCTTTAA
- a CDS encoding GIN domain-containing protein, producing MKTKFTTIIATVALLISTITIAQANDDAVTLTSAGHINKIEASGNVEVYITNGKEDGVKVYNDYYAQNAMVQNEDGTLRIASYKNDALIVLVTVTDLRAITANDHAIIKSYNGLSALSLNIDLNDKAIASLDVDAVAANITVNDNARADLYGMIQNYHIDYSATASVNKNELEAYSSSEREIVKPTFSRTPRNFRVTAAL from the coding sequence ATGAAAACTAAATTCACAACAATCATTGCAACAGTAGCATTATTAATTAGCACTATTACAATTGCCCAAGCCAACGATGACGCGGTTACCCTAACAAGCGCCGGCCATATCAACAAAATAGAAGCCAGTGGCAATGTGGAAGTCTATATTACCAACGGTAAAGAAGATGGCGTTAAAGTTTACAATGACTATTACGCGCAAAACGCTATGGTTCAGAATGAGGACGGTACACTGCGTATAGCTTCTTATAAAAATGATGCTTTAATAGTTTTGGTTACGGTAACCGATCTTCGTGCTATTACTGCTAATGACCATGCTATTATCAAATCATACAATGGTTTATCAGCTTTGTCATTAAACATAGATTTGAACGATAAAGCCATAGCAAGTTTAGACGTTGATGCGGTTGCAGCCAACATCACAGTAAACGACAATGCCCGTGCTGATTTGTATGGAATGATTCAAAACTACCACATTGATTACAGTGCTACTGCAAGCGTCAACAAAAACGAACTGGAAGCTTACAGCAGCAGCGAAAGAGAGATTGTTAAACCAACATTTAGTCGCACTCCGAGAAACTTCAGAGTGACAGCTGCCCTTTAA
- a CDS encoding polyprenol monophosphomannose synthase, whose protein sequence is MPDSLVIIPTYNERENIEKMIRKVFSLPHDFHILIVDDGSPDGTNIIVKSLRNVYPDSLFIEERAGKQGLGTAYIHGFKWAIAHKYDYIFEMDADFSHNPEDLLRLRRACVEGADVAVGSRYIKGVNVVNWPMSRVLMSYFASVYVRFITRVDIQDFTAGFMCYKRKVLETIVLDKIKFVGYAFQIEMKYTAVKHGFSVKEVPIIFTDRTAGESKMSKGIFKEAFFGVIQMRINAIFRKYPEG, encoded by the coding sequence GTGCCTGATAGCTTAGTTATTATACCCACATACAATGAGCGCGAGAACATCGAGAAGATGATCCGTAAGGTATTTTCTTTGCCTCATGACTTTCATATACTAATTGTTGACGACGGATCACCCGATGGTACCAACATCATTGTAAAATCATTAAGAAACGTTTACCCGGATTCTCTTTTTATTGAAGAGCGTGCAGGGAAACAAGGTCTTGGCACTGCTTACATCCATGGATTTAAATGGGCCATAGCACATAAGTATGACTATATTTTTGAAATGGATGCTGACTTTTCGCACAATCCTGAAGATCTGCTGCGTTTAAGGCGCGCTTGTGTTGAAGGAGCAGATGTAGCTGTTGGCTCGCGTTATATAAAAGGTGTAAATGTGGTTAACTGGCCCATGAGTCGTGTGCTAATGAGTTATTTTGCGTCCGTATATGTTCGATTTATCACCCGCGTTGACATTCAGGATTTCACTGCCGGATTTATGTGCTACAAACGCAAAGTTTTAGAAACTATAGTTTTAGACAAGATAAAATTTGTAGGCTACGCTTTTCAAATCGAGATGAAATACACCGCTGTAAAACATGGCTTTTCGGTTAAGGAAGTGCCCATTATATTTACAGATCGAACCGCCGGCGAGTCAAAGATGTCAAAAGGCATATTTAAGGAGGCTTTTTTCGGCGTTATCCAAATGCGGATAAATGCAATTTTCAGGAAGTATCCCGAGGGATGA
- the ruvB gene encoding Holliday junction branch migration DNA helicase RuvB, producing the protein MNENLDPNLENLTPVERDIEKALRPQAFEDFTGQHNILANLRIFVQAARQRGEALDHVLLHGPPGLGKTTLSHIIANEMGVGIKITSGPVLDKPGDLAGLLTNLENGDILFIDEIHRLSPLVEEYLYSAMEDFKIDIMLESGPNARSVQLSLNPFTLVGATTRSGLLTAPLRARFGINSRLEYYDAKLLTTIVLRSASILKTPISDEGAYEIARRSRGTPRIANALLRRTRDFAQIKGNGRIDTNIAQYALNALNVDEHGLDEMDNKILSTIIDKFKGGPVGLKTIATAVGEDEGTIEEVYEPFLIQEGFLMRTARGREATESAYKHLGKIKPGGTPSLF; encoded by the coding sequence ATGAACGAAAATCTCGATCCCAACCTTGAGAACCTCACTCCTGTAGAGCGCGACATTGAGAAAGCGCTTCGTCCACAGGCTTTTGAGGATTTTACAGGTCAGCATAACATACTCGCCAATTTAAGAATATTTGTACAGGCAGCGCGCCAACGCGGCGAAGCGCTCGACCATGTTTTATTGCACGGCCCTCCCGGATTGGGAAAAACAACACTATCGCATATCATAGCCAATGAAATGGGCGTTGGTATCAAAATAACATCCGGGCCGGTACTTGATAAACCGGGAGATCTCGCAGGCCTGCTTACCAATCTGGAGAACGGAGACATTTTATTTATTGACGAAATACACCGCTTAAGTCCGTTGGTTGAAGAGTACCTGTATTCGGCAATGGAAGATTTTAAGATAGATATTATGTTGGAGAGCGGACCCAACGCCCGCTCGGTGCAGTTATCTTTAAACCCTTTCACCCTGGTTGGCGCTACCACACGCTCCGGTTTATTGACTGCGCCACTTAGGGCTCGCTTTGGCATCAATTCCAGATTAGAATATTATGATGCGAAGTTGCTTACTACTATCGTTTTGCGTTCTGCCTCTATTTTAAAAACTCCGATTAGTGATGAAGGCGCTTATGAAATTGCCCGCAGAAGTCGTGGTACGCCACGTATAGCTAATGCGTTGTTAAGAAGAACACGAGATTTCGCGCAGATAAAAGGCAACGGACGCATTGACACCAACATTGCTCAATATGCACTTAACGCGTTAAACGTTGATGAACACGGTTTAGATGAAATGGACAACAAAATATTGTCAACCATTATCGACAAGTTTAAAGGCGGTCCGGTAGGCTTAAAAACCATCGCTACCGCCGTTGGTGAAGATGAAGGAACCATTGAAGAAGTTTACGAGCCATTTTTAATACAGGAAGGTTTTCTGATGCGTACCGCACGCGGCCGGGAAGCTACAGAGAGCGCTTACAAGCACCTTGGTAAAATAAAACCAGGTGGTACTCCTTCATTATTTTAA
- a CDS encoding M56 family metallopeptidase — MNAVVYLFQVSACMGIFYLFYYALLSRFTFFTINRWYLLITMALSFVIPLLTITVQQNEAYPEIIQKVVYVNQLQTVAEPLKISAAPAVSERVSTPLNWMEVLTTLYKLSVFALSARLIIIVVRFLSKMRNKKRTKVDGVQIVTGDKTLNNGSFFNYIFLNSDELTADELQQIIAHEMLHVKLLHSVDRILVKIAQVFLWFNPFVYLYAQAIEQNHEFEVDREVGNSTNRHKYAELLLHLSVASGGSLYHNFSMVPLKKRITMLFTKPTHKMKKVIYLLTVPVVLISCLAFAKLKSDDSTYRKVKIEAATDNSDTSKVQYRQKSKLTPAQRKANDEGRRKALAYMESAEGKKKMEQSRAVWGKEITVAVLNDYNNEKGLFRGRLVKEKNTGAEFLLPSWYGQSKKLNTQIKQGDELTIKVFSGGVNQESPVIITPAYVIKNGKKIFQLAEADKIPDYPFLFEANKVRFADGQITRITKYPNGKWKTAVFERVNGYKFNLSFKPNAPDLNGIADGDHVTLRFVHEVKTGAKAYKIADWVAISPDIKDYGIKNPDFFFKFYEVKTDKSDVLKGQRSGSNNLNSIKPTTIGNVTEPVNNPVDSELPDNVIDSMVKAKFGGKVSIVRDILGTKLVIIRNGEYFAGYANLKTVNNIKEGDEIAEGQVLGKAGIDMDNNIAWSFELYHGQQRVTREEEQQAIINSLASPKFNFRIKYNDGVFSLASTR; from the coding sequence ATGAACGCCGTGGTTTATTTATTTCAGGTAAGTGCATGCATGGGTATATTTTACCTGTTTTATTATGCGCTATTGAGCAGGTTTACCTTTTTTACAATTAACCGCTGGTATTTACTAATAACAATGGCGCTTAGCTTTGTTATACCATTGTTGACCATTACAGTGCAGCAAAACGAAGCCTATCCTGAAATTATTCAAAAGGTGGTGTATGTTAACCAGTTGCAAACTGTAGCCGAACCTCTAAAAATAAGCGCCGCGCCTGCAGTATCTGAACGTGTAAGCACGCCATTAAACTGGATGGAGGTTTTAACGACCCTTTACAAGCTTTCTGTTTTCGCGCTTTCTGCAAGACTTATAATTATAGTTGTTAGGTTTTTATCCAAAATGCGCAACAAAAAGCGCACTAAGGTGGACGGTGTGCAAATAGTAACTGGCGACAAAACACTCAACAACGGCTCCTTTTTTAATTATATTTTTTTAAACAGCGATGAGCTTACCGCTGATGAACTGCAACAGATCATTGCGCATGAAATGCTGCACGTTAAGCTGCTCCACTCTGTTGATCGCATTTTGGTTAAAATTGCCCAGGTATTTTTATGGTTTAACCCATTTGTTTACCTGTACGCCCAAGCTATTGAGCAAAATCACGAGTTTGAAGTGGATAGAGAAGTGGGTAACTCAACCAACAGACACAAATACGCCGAATTATTGCTGCATTTATCGGTCGCATCCGGTGGTAGTTTGTACCACAACTTTAGTATGGTTCCGCTTAAAAAACGTATTACAATGCTTTTTACTAAACCCACACATAAAATGAAAAAAGTAATTTACCTGCTTACAGTGCCGGTGGTGCTGATAAGCTGCCTGGCTTTTGCCAAATTGAAAAGCGACGATTCAACTTACAGAAAAGTTAAAATTGAAGCCGCTACCGATAATTCAGATACATCAAAGGTTCAATACAGGCAAAAGTCAAAACTCACGCCGGCACAACGTAAGGCGAATGATGAAGGCCGCCGAAAGGCGCTTGCCTATATGGAATCGGCAGAGGGAAAGAAGAAAATGGAACAAAGCAGGGCTGTATGGGGTAAAGAAATAACTGTTGCCGTTTTGAATGATTACAATAACGAAAAAGGCTTGTTCAGAGGAAGATTAGTTAAGGAAAAAAATACCGGTGCTGAGTTTTTGCTACCAAGTTGGTACGGACAATCAAAAAAGCTTAACACGCAAATTAAACAAGGCGATGAGTTGACAATTAAAGTTTTTAGCGGTGGGGTTAACCAGGAAAGCCCGGTAATTATCACGCCTGCTTATGTTATAAAAAACGGTAAGAAGATTTTTCAGTTAGCTGAGGCTGACAAAATCCCTGACTACCCATTTCTGTTTGAAGCTAATAAAGTGCGCTTTGCCGACGGGCAAATTACCCGGATCACAAAATATCCAAATGGTAAATGGAAAACAGCCGTATTTGAGCGTGTTAACGGTTATAAATTTAATTTAAGCTTTAAGCCCAACGCACCCGATCTGAATGGCATTGCAGACGGCGATCATGTTACATTACGCTTTGTACACGAAGTGAAAACCGGTGCTAAAGCGTACAAAATAGCCGACTGGGTGGCCATATCGCCAGATATAAAAGATTATGGCATTAAAAACCCCGACTTTTTCTTTAAGTTTTATGAAGTAAAAACTGATAAGTCAGATGTTTTAAAAGGCCAGCGTTCAGGCAGTAACAATTTAAATTCGATAAAACCTACAACAATAGGCAATGTAACAGAGCCTGTAAATAATCCGGTTGATTCGGAGCTTCCCGATAATGTAATTGACTCTATGGTTAAAGCGAAGTTTGGCGGCAAGGTGAGTATCGTTCGTGACATATTGGGAACTAAACTGGTTATTATTAGAAATGGTGAATACTTTGCGGGGTATGCTAACCTTAAAACGGTAAATAATATAAAAGAGGGCGACGAGATAGCAGAGGGTCAGGTATTAGGCAAAGCGGGTATTGACATGGACAACAACATTGCATGGAGCTTTGAGCTATACCATGGACAACAGCGAGTAACCCGGGAGGAAGAGCAACAGGCTATCATAAATAGTTTAGCATCGCCTAAGTTTAATTTCAGAATTAAATACAATGATGGTGTTTTTAGTTTAGCATCAACACGTTAA
- a CDS encoding OsmC family protein translates to MPKIELSRVSGDYGFDAKDENGHIVKMDSNPQSGGLDYGARPMQLLLMGLAGCSAIDVIAILKKQRQDVKDYKMVINGDREAGVEPSLWQNIEVEFHLYGDIDPDKAAKAVDLSLGKYCSVASTLEKAGAQINSKVFVHPEVTA, encoded by the coding sequence ATGCCAAAAATTGAATTAAGCCGTGTTAGCGGCGACTATGGCTTTGATGCCAAAGACGAAAACGGACATATTGTTAAAATGGACAGCAATCCGCAAAGCGGAGGTTTGGATTATGGCGCCCGCCCTATGCAGTTATTGTTAATGGGTTTGGCAGGTTGCTCGGCCATTGACGTAATTGCTATATTGAAGAAACAGCGTCAGGATGTAAAAGATTATAAAATGGTTATTAACGGCGACCGCGAAGCGGGTGTGGAACCATCTTTATGGCAAAATATTGAGGTTGAATTTCACCTTTACGGAGATATTGACCCTGATAAGGCAGCCAAAGCAGTTGACCTTTCATTAGGTAAATATTGCTCCGTTGCGTCTACCCTTGAAAAAGCCGGTGCGCAAATCAACTCTAAAGTATTTGTGCATCCGGAAGTAACTGCATAA
- a CDS encoding acetate uptake transporter → MSTPNAIANPAPLGLCAFGMTTILLNIHNAGFFEMNSMILGMGIFYGGLAQVIAGIIEAKKDNTFGLTAFTSYGFFWLSLVCLIVMPKLGWVEKTSNNAMVAYLSVWGLFTLLLFFGTLRLSKALQFVFGSLVILFALLAIGDAMENPTIKTLAGYEGIICGASAVYTGIAQVLNEIYGKTVWPLGPVQR, encoded by the coding sequence ATGAGTACCCCAAACGCTATAGCCAACCCGGCTCCGTTAGGTTTGTGCGCTTTCGGCATGACCACCATTTTGTTGAACATTCACAATGCAGGCTTTTTTGAAATGAACTCCATGATACTGGGCATGGGCATTTTTTATGGCGGCCTGGCTCAGGTTATTGCCGGTATTATTGAAGCAAAAAAAGATAACACTTTCGGCTTAACAGCCTTCACCTCATACGGCTTTTTCTGGCTGTCATTAGTATGTTTAATTGTGATGCCTAAGTTGGGTTGGGTAGAAAAAACCTCCAATAATGCCATGGTAGCTTACCTTTCTGTTTGGGGATTGTTTACGCTATTGTTGTTCTTCGGTACACTGCGTTTAAGTAAGGCACTGCAATTTGTGTTTGGCTCGTTAGTGATATTGTTTGCTTTATTGGCCATAGGCGATGCTATGGAAAACCCAACCATTAAAACGCTGGCAGGTTACGAAGGTATCATCTGCGGTGCATCTGCAGTGTATACCGGGATTGCGCAGGTATTGAATGAAATTTATGGCAAAACAGTTTGGCCTTTAGGTCCGGTTCAAAGATAA
- a CDS encoding POT family MFS transporter: MSETITAATAANKPRYPKSIPFIIGNEAAERFSFYGMRSILATFLVAQFFNPTMNPALQTVAEAKANESTHFFVTLAYTLPFIGGLVADWFTGKYKIILYISIVYCFGHLFLAIFENNLDMFLVGLLLIAIGAGGIKSCVSANVGDQFDKTNESLMSKVYGWFYFSINSGSVIATVLIPWVYDQYGPSMAFGIPGLLMALATIIFFLGRKKYVRVPPSGINRNNFVFISVYALLNMGKKKKGESLLDVAKGNYDPEKVEGVKAVYRVMSVFAFAPIFWAMWDQNLSEWVLQAEKLDRHINLGFVNFTILPGQVQTANPVFLLTFIPLFTYFVYPFFDKIGLKTTPLRRIGTGLALTALSFVIIAIVQESVDKGGHPSVWWQIFAYVVLSAAEVLVSITGLEYAYTQAPKSMKSTMTAIWLLTVAAGNLSVALINGNISEGGFFAQFTGADFYWMFVIICAAFFVAFLFISPRLKERSYVGVDDNEVIAETNNL; encoded by the coding sequence ATGTCCGAAACAATAACTGCGGCCACCGCAGCAAATAAACCGCGTTACCCTAAAAGTATTCCTTTTATTATTGGCAATGAAGCAGCTGAACGCTTCAGTTTCTACGGGATGCGTTCCATTCTGGCGACCTTCCTGGTGGCGCAGTTCTTTAACCCAACAATGAATCCGGCGCTGCAAACAGTTGCTGAAGCTAAAGCCAATGAGAGCACCCACTTTTTTGTTACCCTTGCTTACACCCTACCTTTCATAGGCGGCTTAGTTGCCGACTGGTTTACAGGCAAATATAAAATCATTCTTTACATATCAATTGTTTATTGTTTTGGCCACCTTTTTCTGGCAATATTTGAAAACAACCTTGATATGTTCCTGGTGGGTTTATTGCTGATAGCTATTGGTGCCGGTGGTATAAAATCGTGCGTGTCAGCTAACGTAGGCGACCAGTTTGACAAAACAAACGAAAGTTTAATGTCAAAAGTTTACGGCTGGTTCTATTTCAGCATTAATTCGGGTTCGGTAATTGCAACAGTGCTGATTCCCTGGGTTTATGATCAGTACGGCCCTAGTATGGCATTTGGAATTCCGGGCTTGTTGATGGCGCTGGCTACTATCATATTCTTTTTAGGCCGCAAAAAATATGTCCGTGTGCCTCCAAGCGGTATAAACAGAAATAACTTTGTTTTTATATCTGTTTACGCGCTGTTAAACATGGGCAAGAAAAAGAAAGGCGAATCATTACTTGATGTTGCCAAAGGTAATTACGATCCTGAAAAAGTTGAAGGTGTTAAAGCCGTTTACCGTGTAATGTCTGTGTTTGCTTTTGCTCCTATATTCTGGGCCATGTGGGATCAAAATCTATCTGAATGGGTTTTACAGGCTGAGAAATTAGACAGACACATTAATCTGGGATTTGTTAATTTTACAATTTTACCAGGACAGGTACAAACTGCTAACCCGGTATTTTTACTAACATTCATTCCTTTATTCACCTATTTTGTTTATCCATTTTTTGATAAAATAGGATTAAAAACCACCCCGCTGCGCAGAATTGGAACAGGTTTAGCTTTAACCGCTTTGTCATTTGTAATTATAGCGATAGTACAGGAGAGCGTTGACAAAGGTGGCCATCCGTCTGTATGGTGGCAAATATTTGCTTACGTTGTTTTATCTGCTGCCGAAGTATTGGTATCTATTACAGGGCTTGAATATGCTTATACACAGGCTCCTAAATCGATGAAAAGTACAATGACGGCTATTTGGTTATTAACAGTAGCAGCGGGTAATCTGTCTGTGGCTTTAATAAACGGAAATATTTCAGAAGGAGGTTTTTTTGCACAATTTACGGGCGCCGATTTCTATTGGATGTTTGTAATAATTTGTGCTGCTTTTTTCGTTGCCTTTTTGTTTATATCTCCACGTTTAAAAGAGCGCAGTTACGTTGGTGTTGATGACAACGAAGTAATTGCAGAAACTAACAATTTATAA
- a CDS encoding polysaccharide deacetylase family protein, with amino-acid sequence MLKSYQSLLLASLMLATSCQSKSEKKGAVGDSIPAANTKVANEPAAPTGPVKIDKEAIMARKQVPILCYHQIRDWRPKDSKGAKDYIVPVAAFKEKIKSLADSGYHTILPDQLYAYLTTGAKLPSKPIMLTFDDTDLDQFTIAAPELKKYGFKAVYFIMTVSIGRPNYMSKEQIKQLSDDGNVIGSHTWDHHRFDRLSHNSSLKILGKNGKVTLKPTDDWVTQLDKPTAKLEEITGKKITYFAFPFGIWNAENLPELHKRGFKMAFQLADKRDANDPLMTVRRILDSGYWSTKTLHNAIKNSF; translated from the coding sequence ATGTTAAAATCATACCAATCGTTACTGCTGGCGAGTTTAATGCTTGCTACTTCATGCCAGTCAAAATCAGAAAAAAAGGGCGCTGTAGGCGATTCAATCCCTGCTGCGAATACCAAAGTTGCAAATGAACCTGCCGCTCCAACAGGGCCGGTAAAAATTGATAAGGAAGCCATTATGGCGCGCAAGCAAGTGCCTATACTTTGCTACCACCAAATACGTGACTGGCGACCAAAAGATTCAAAAGGAGCTAAAGACTATATCGTTCCGGTCGCAGCTTTCAAAGAGAAAATAAAAAGTTTGGCCGATAGCGGGTATCACACTATACTACCAGATCAGTTATATGCTTATTTAACTACAGGCGCCAAGCTGCCAAGCAAGCCTATTATGCTAACTTTTGATGATACTGACCTTGATCAGTTCACCATTGCAGCCCCCGAATTGAAAAAATATGGTTTCAAGGCTGTGTATTTCATCATGACGGTATCCATTGGTCGCCCTAACTACATGAGTAAGGAACAGATCAAACAGCTATCGGATGATGGTAATGTGATTGGCAGCCACACATGGGATCACCACCGTTTTGACCGCTTGTCGCATAACTCTTCTCTGAAAATATTGGGTAAAAATGGTAAGGTAACGCTTAAACCAACAGATGATTGGGTTACGCAATTAGATAAACCAACTGCCAAGCTGGAAGAGATAACGGGCAAAAAAATAACTTATTTTGCTTTTCCTTTCGGTATATGGAATGCTGAAAATCTGCCTGAGTTGCACAAACGCGGCTTCAAAATGGCATTCCAGTTAGCCGACAAGCGCGACGCCAATGATCCGCTTATGACTGTTCGCCGTATTTTAGATAGTGGTTACTGGAGCACCAAGACATTGCACAACGCCATTAAAAACAGCTTCTAA
- a CDS encoding SRPBCC domain-containing protein: protein MKDFKKYYIIPADPEEVYLALTNAATIQLWTGDVVEMDATPGGEFSMWDGAIVGKNIELDPGKKIVQQWYFDGQPEESIVTIKLHADKAGTSVELRHANIPDEDYNDITEGWNDSYFASLIEFYED from the coding sequence GTGAAAGACTTTAAAAAATATTATATCATTCCGGCCGATCCTGAGGAGGTTTACCTGGCCCTTACCAATGCTGCAACCATTCAATTATGGACAGGTGATGTTGTAGAAATGGATGCCACACCAGGTGGTGAATTTTCTATGTGGGATGGTGCTATAGTGGGTAAGAATATTGAGCTGGATCCTGGAAAAAAGATAGTACAGCAATGGTATTTTGATGGCCAGCCCGAGGAATCAATAGTTACTATTAAACTACATGCGGATAAAGCTGGAACATCAGTTGAATTACGCCATGCCAACATCCCCGATGAGGATTATAATGACATTACAGAGGGGTGGAACGATAGCTATTTTGCCTCCCTTATAGAATTTTATGAGGATTAG